Genomic DNA from Anguilla anguilla isolate fAngAng1 chromosome 17, fAngAng1.pri, whole genome shotgun sequence:
gaGAGGTATGAAACCACTGGACAGAACAGACTCAGCTATTCTCAAACCATCTCCTTCTGTCTCCAACAGGAGCAGCTGAACAAGCTGATGACCACCCTGCGCAGCACAGCGCCTCACTTTGTGCGATGCATCGTCCCTAATGAGTTCAAGCAATCAGGCAGGACATTTTAGGATTTTATATCGAATTATAAAATTTATAGTAACTTCGAGTTCATAATGAGAGCTACTAAAATTGCttagtcatttggcagacagTTCAGTGTTTTATCTTTATTGAAAGTGGCTGTCTTGTACTCTCTTTCCAGGTGTCTGTGATGCTCACCTCGTCCTGCACCAGCTGGCCTGTAACGGTGTGCTGGAGGGGATCCGTATTTGCAGAAAGGGTTTCCCCAACAGGCTGCAGTACCCTGAGTTCAAGCAGAGGTGACAATCCCCGTATCCACCTTGTTGAAAGTTGTTATGGTATAACACTGCAAACCAAAGAATAAAAGAATGGTTAAAATAGGTATTAATTTGTATAATGGTGAAAGTGACTATAGACAACATGAAGTATACAAGAACTGTGCTGTGGAGGAAAGCATTTAGGGGTTATTTTCTAACAGAAAATCCCTTTCAGCTCATGTACAATAGTAAACACTGGTATGGTCActtgaaaaaacagaaaatactaTACATGCTGTGTATTCAAAACATCAAACAATCTGCTTAACGGGAAATATGTGATGCACATATGAAATACAGTTAGTATATCTGTTGTGTACAGTGAAATTACCCACCCCctcataattgaataattgaatttTGTCAGAGACACCTGGGTCTTTTACACAGTGAAGTAAACATCTTTTGCCATTTAGTTACTTGAGGTCATGGATTTGATTCCCACTGGTTACATACATCTGCTCTCGGTTGTAGGTACTATGTCCTGAACCCCAACGTCATCCCCAAGGGATTTGTGGACAATAAAAAAGCCTCAGAGCTGATTCTGGGTACCCTTGGTTTGGACAACACAGAGTACAGAATAGGACACACTAAGGTACTGTTACATCAAGGAAAAACGCTTTGTCCTTTGCGCAAAAGAAATTCAGGGCATGTGCTTTGCTACCATAGTCTACAAGTCTAATTGTTTACCCGTGATTCCATACAGTCACTCTCTGTAAGCGCTATACAATTTTGCAGGTGTTCTTCCGTGCTGGGGTACTGGCCAAGCTAGAGGATATGAGAGATGAGCGGCTCGCAAAAATCATGACGATGCTTCAGGCTCGCGCGCGAGGCTTCATCATGAGGATCGAATTTAAGAAAATGCTTGAGAGAAGGTCAGAGAAGATGGCTGCTTTCCTTGGTTTCTTGCATTCACATTGCAGCACTCTTTGCTTTGGGGCCTGACAGATCTTTCTAATTCTTTTTCAGAATGGCCCTCATTGCTATCCAGAGGAACGTACGCAAGTTTCTCAAGCTTCGCTACTGGGGTTGGTGGAAGCTTTATACCAAGGTGAGTAGAATGGTGCCAGCATTCAGCCTACATCACCGCCGTTAGCAGTACCTCACTTCCCTTGATGACCTTGCTGATTTACCTGTCCTTCTCAGGTCAAGCCTCTGTTGCACGTGGCTCGCCAAGAGGAAGAGATGAAGGCCAAGGAAGAGGAGCTGCGAAATGCACTGGAGAAGACCCAGGAGATGATCGAAAAGATCAAAGACTTGGAGGAGAAGCTGGCCACTCTCTCAAAAGAGAAGAATGACCTTGCTTTGGCCCTGGCCGGTGTGAGTCTTGCTCTGAAGACAATGCGGTAGCATGCAAGCTTGGAGTCCATGCAGGGCCTTTCAGTGAAGCGCATTAGAAAACAAACATGCCCTTTTTATTCACTCTTCCCCTGCTGATGTTTCCTCTCGCTGTCAGGAGCAAGAAACTACAGCGGACGCAGAGGAACGCTGCACCCAGCTGATGAAACAGAAGATCGACATGGAGGGCGAGATCCAGGACATGAAGGAGcgactggaggaggaggagggcactGCCAGCAGCCTAAGCGCTCAAAAGCGCAAGCTGGAAGGAGAGCTCATCGACCTCAAGAGGGACCTAGAGGGCCTCGAGTCCACTTTGGCCAAGAccgagaaagaaaaacaggtgACAATACCTCCAAATTAAAGACCAGCCGGACTTCGAAACAGAGTCAGCCTGTTCTCTCAAAGGCAACATCTCCACATGCAGGTGTTCATTAAGAATGGGCATGAAGAGTGTTGCCAACTTCATTTTGATCAAGTGTTTAGACATATACAGCATCTTAGTGATTTACACACTTGGAAGTAACAaggtttaattaatttattttttgccaagtAATTCAAAACATGAATTTGTAAATTTGTAAAACAAGCATATGTGTTATATCAGAAAATAAGTTATTATAAGTAAAATTTCCCTCTATTTAACCTTCAGCTGAAGTTTCTCAGATTTTTGGAAGGAAATCTTGGCAAGTTTTTGCTCTGAATTTTTTTGGCAACACAGGCAAATGATGTGCGAAATGCTCTTGGCTGACTTCATTTAGCAATAAACAGTAAGCTTGATATTCTGAATCAAAAAGGTACTTGTATCAGAACTTAACTGTTCCATTACAGCATGACAGAAAAATGCTTGCTGACTGTATCTTTCTATCATTGTGCATCATTGTTTATCATTCTGTGTTTGATGACTCATGCAATAGTCATAGACTTATATACTATAGTAGTAACATAGTTTAATTTCCTAGCAGGACAGTACAACTGCCAGACagtgaaaagataaaaaataatgccaCGACTCAATGGTCACACCTCTGACACTGTAATCTAGGTCTATGACCAGAAAGTGCGTACACTGTCAGGAGACCTCGGCCAGAGAGATGACCTCATTGCCAAGCTCCAGAAGGAGAAGAGAGCACTAGAGGAGCTTCAGCAGGTGAGGCTGAATTCCTCAAACTGTTGCACCAGAATAATCTGAAGAGCAATCATCATACAAACTATCTATATAGTCTATTCATATACTCAATCTATATACTCGATATGATTCAATTCTACTGAATAAGAATAGAGTGGGAAAACATTATGATATTTcagcaaaataatatttgtatgatatttccatttccataacCTTATCTTtgtttgatgaaaaaaatatatttttctgttggcAGAAAACTCTGGATGACCTTCAAATAGAGGAAGACAAGACAAACCACCTCACCAAAAATAACAGCAAGCTCACAACCCAGCTTCATGAGGTGAGTGCCACTGAGAGAGGTTGAAACACACAGCTGGCTTCTGAGAACCAGCCCATCATGGGGTTTCTGCCTTTTGATGTGTCAGCTGGAAGACAACTGGGAACAGGAGAAGAAAATCCGTGCTGAGGTGGAGAAAGCCCGCCGCAAAGCAGAGGGTGACCTGAAGATGACCCTCGACAACCTCAATGAAATGGAGAGAGCAAAGCTTGATCTGGAGGAGGTGGTCAAAAAGTATGTATGCTATCTTAATGGAAGAACAACTGTGCAGAGAGAATTCTGACTTCAACCATATCAGTACACGTATTATTAACATCTAACATGTGACAGCATACAATAAAATTTTAGTTTAAGGAAAAGGTGCATCTGTAAGGTGCTGTGATCACGTATCATTTTAGGAGGGACTTTGAGATCAACAGCTTGAACTCAAAATGGGAGGATGAGCAGTCACTCAGCTCCACTCTACAGAGGAAGCTCAAAGAGCACCAGGTAATGGAAAACAGAGGGGAGATTGATGGTGTAGTCAACTCCATCCATCTCGACTGTATTCAGCAACCTCCATGATTTATTTCCAGGCCCGCATTGAAGAGCTGGAAGAGGAACTGGAAGCTGAGAGGGCAATCAGAGCCAAGGTACAGCGATGTCTCGAATACTCCTGATCTGATTTAACCATCATCTCTGAGGCAGTGGCCCTGTAACATATGTTGTCTTCCCTCCTGATCAGGTCGAGAAACAACGGGCTGAGCTCGCCCGTGACCTGGAGGACCTTGGGGACAGACTGGAGGAGGCAGGGGGCGCCACTGTCTCTCAGGCAAGTGTCGCAGAATAACTGAACCCAACCCACACCGCTGCTCTGGCCTTGGCGAGGTTAGCTCACTGTCTCATGCTTCATACTTGCGTCCCCAGATCGAGCAGAACAAGAAGCGGGAGGCCGAGCTGCTGAAGCTGCGccgggagctggaggaggcggcGCTGCAGACGGAGGCCACCACCTCCGCCCTCCGCAAGAAGCACTCCGACTCCATGACCGAGCTGGCCGAGCACGTGGAGAACCTGCAGAGGGTCAAGATCAAGCTCGAGAAAGACAAGCAGGTCATGAAGGCTGAGATCGACGACCTCAACGCCACAATTGAATCCGTCCAGAAGTCCAAGGTGAAGAAGCTGTAGCAAGCAAttcaaatattataatattattctAATGATCTTATTCCTATTCTCATTctccacattattattattattcaaaatattgtaaaaacCTGTAGTAAAGCTCAATAAACTATGCAGTTAAATTCCTACCAGTGATTTATACTTTTGAGTATTGTTAAAAGTTATTACTAATTATTATATGATCATTATTAATACCATGCAACTTGATtgatttaatattacattttcctgGACCCTGTTTTGCATGCAGTTGAACTCTGAGGCACATGTTCGAAAGTTGGAGGACAGTCTATCTGAAGCCAACGCCAGACTgtcagagatggagaggaacAACACCGAGCTGAATACTATAAAGAGTCGCCTGTCAGGTAGGAAAGAATTTGATCCTGATTCAATCCGAAACTTATTATCACTATTATATTCACCCTTAGGTCCCTCCTCTCAACATGCCCACATTACTGGCCATTTGCTAACGGCACCCCAGAGGTGAATCATAAAAAATTCCCACAAGCAGAGCACAGCATACTACAGCATTGTCCAAGTATAGTGTTGTCTAAATGTCCTTCTTCCCTGTGGTACAGCTGAAAATAGTGACATCAGCCGTGAGCTGGAGGAAGCGCAGAGCAAGCTCAACCAGATCACGCGTGTCAAGGGCACACTGGCCACCCAGACTGATGAGCTCAAGAGGCAGGTCGATGAAGAGTCCAAGGTAATCACAACACTTGCATACCTTGATGAAACACCCCAGTGAGATCTACACAAGCattcagcaaacacaaacaggttcCAAACTTTCAATATCTTTTTTTGATTGTGGAAAGTAAGGAAAACATggtgtattcattttattggtTCACAAACACTTAAACACCTATTTATAACACATCTGGAACATTGTggattgaaatatttttaaaaatgcagaaatatagGAACTTTTTCATTCAACACCATAAACCATAAACGTTATGCCAGCATATATGCAATAATGTTATGTGCTCCGGAAGAGATTCCCCACTGAACCCCCATGTTCCTACTTTCACTTCAGGGCCGCAGTGCAGCGGTGGTGAGCCTAGCTAATGCCCGGCATGACCTAGACCTACTGaaggagcagctggaggaggagcaggagggcaAATCTGAGATGCAGCGCCTCATCTCCAAGCTCAACACTGAGGTGGCCACCTGGAGGACTAAGTATGAGACTGACGCCATCCAGAAAACCGAGGAGCTAGAGGAGACCAAGTAAGTTGGGTGATGGCAGCCTGGGTGGCATAGGAACCAGGCATGTGACCAAAATATTTCAGGCTCATGTGCCTGCAGGCCTTTCATACtcactgtgtgatgtcataaacagAAGAGCCAATCATTTGCTCTACACACAGGCGCAAGCTGGCAGCCAGGCTccaggaggcagaggaggcCGCAGAGGCCGCCCAGGCCCGAGCTGCAAGTTTGGACAAGGTCAAGAACAGGCTtcagggagaggtggaggatCTCACTATTGACCTTGAGAAGGTACAGTACCACAGGATGGTCCAGATACACGCTGATGCTATGTCCAGGATTGACTTGCACATACCTATCGAGTCATCTATTCTGATTGACGTTGAGGTACGGTTGTggctcctcctccctgcagtccAATGCTGCCGCTGCTGCGCTGGACAAGAAGCAACGGGTCTTTGACAAGATGATCGCTGAGTGGAGCCAGAAGTGcgaggagctgcagctggaaTTGGACAGCTCCCAGAAAGAGTGTCGCAGCTACATGACGGAGATCTACAAACTCAAGACCTCCTATGAAGAGTCACTGGAACACCTGGAAATTgtgaaaaaagacaacaaaaccCTTACAGGCGAGGCatcaaaacacagacacaaacaaaatatgacaaacatCTCAGAAATAACATAAACCtctcaaaaataacataaataaacatctcAGAAATAACATAAATAGTAAAATGATTCAATTACTTTGgaccatattatttttttctcaagaGGCTTGTTGATAATATATGCAGTGACATtgtgtttctgcttttctgGTCTTGTGAGATTTCTATTCAGTCTATTTTTTCCTCAAAGTGGCACTTTTGCACTTCTCGGATAGTGAttcaatttacaaaaatattatgtAGTAATATTAAAGTATGCAATAAGAAATGAAAAGGTATGAAGTCTGATAAATTCTGTTGCATTGTCACATtcagacattatttattttgcaggtgGACTGAACAGACCCTGCTCAACCCCCGAACATAGCACAAAGCTTTTGAAAGACCTAGCTATAAATCACCTTTAACCTGTTTCTTGCAGAGGAGATCAAAGATCTTGTGGAGCAGCTCGGTGAGGGTGGTAAGAGTTACCATGAGCTTCAGAAGGCAAAGAAGAagctggaggtggagaaggAAGAGCTACAGATGGCCCTGGAGGAGACTGAAGCTTCTCTGGAGGTAACATAGCTACATAGGTATCTACAGCATCTACTGTAGATCCCATCATTCATGGAGTATTTAAACCCTTATCCTAAAGGGATCATGTGCTTGCAGGCTTTTATTTCAGTCAACTACTTCACAGCAGTTCAATTAATCTCCCATAAAACTTCATAATTAATCTATTCTCAATGGTTAGGGGATTAGAGAGAGCTGGATGGTCTTGAGTTGGTCTTTTAAGagttttatatttcaaacaTCTTATTTATGGTAAATGGCATGGAATTATATTCTGGTCGACACTTCTAATTTCTTGTAATCTTCACTTGGTTGAGTTTTCCTTTTGTAGGCCAACAGACAGAGGTTTCAAGGCCTGAGAGGACTGTTTCTGTTGAATCTGAAAAAAGTGATTTGTTTAACTCTAGGCTGAGGAGGCAAAAGTGGTTCGTGTCCAGCTGGAGCTGGCTCAGGTCAAAGCTGACATTGACCGCCGAATTCACGAGAAGGAGGAGGAATTTGAGATTACAAGGTGAGGGCAGTCAATCTGCCTACATTCACAAAGTAATCTcaataataatttcacacaaaacaaaaaactggaaGATCTTTATAACATGGTTAATTAAGTCAAACAGAATTAACAGCAACACCTGGCCAAAACTCAGGTCAATTTGTTGACTTTGTTTTCCACATAATTAATTGGACAGCCTACTGGGCAAATAACCGTAGTGGTTAGCGAGATTAATTTAGAAGCTATGGCtacacatgcctgcacacaaGCTCCCTGAAATGTTGCCCTGACACCTCACCAGGAAGAACCACCAGCGCGCTATAGAGTCCCTCCAGGCCAGCCTGGAGGCAGAGGCCAAAGGCCGTGCCGAGGCTCTGCGTCTGAAGAAGAAGATGGAGACTGACCTGAATGAGATGGAGATCCAACTGGACCATGCCAACAAGAATAACAGCGAGCTGGTCAAGACTCTCAAGAGACTCCAGCAGCAGATCAAGGTAGAGAGGGACAgtctgctggaaaaaaaaacatcccaccaTTTCATCACCAGAGTAGACCTATGGTACTCCACCGAAAAGTAGTGAATACCAAGGAACATACTTGGTTGGATATTCAAGCAAATTCTGCAGACTAGATCCATTATTTTCACTTACAACCAAACACTTGACAAAGTTTTGTTTCCTAATACATTTTAACTGGTCCAGGGCAATTTAGCTAATGACAGAtaaatgttcaataaaaaaagacacaaaggaCAACTGGTCATTTGTTTCCATATAAATACTTGATGGTAGGTGCATATTATGCACATGATTTAATCACAGAATGCCGAACTGTAATTATTAACTTTAATAGGAGCTACAAAGTATCTACTGCTAGTGACTAGTGTTTGGCTAACCAGCATTTTTCACCCCCATCCTGGCCGGCAGGACATGCAGGTGCAGATGGATGAGGATGCCCGTCAGTTTGAGGAGCTGAGGGAGCAATACAGCCTGCAGGAACGGCGCCTCAGCCTCCTGCAGACGGAGCTGGACGAGGTGCGCAGCGGGCTGGAGGCCTCCGAGCGCTCCCGCAAGCTCATCGAGCAGGAGCTGGTGGAAATCACCGAGCGCCACAACGAACTCCACGTGCAGGTACGCGCTCCTGGGCGCTGTGTCCGAGCTGTGGCACATCCAAGCATCAACCGTTAGGAACAGGGGTGAGATTGCAATTAATGGGATTAGGTACCTCAAAATGGGTATCCACAAGACTGCATACAGCAATTATACTTACGTCCTGAAGAAACTGTGGGCTATTTATGCTTTGTAACTGATTAGAAAATGCAGGCACGTCAACCAAACATGTTGTATTTTGTATAGCACCATTTACAAAAACCTGTGACTCACAATGGAAATTTTCCACTGTGAGCCATAAACCagactttaaaaaatcaatttgaggggaaaaacagtaaaattattCCCTGACCTGTTGAGTCTGACTGTATTCTTCCTCCATCAGAACCACAGCTTGACTGTCATAAAGCGGAAAATGGAGCAGGACCTGACCCGCATCGCCAACGAGAACGAGGAGCTGATCAGCGAATTCCGTGCCGCTGACGAGAGAGCTAAGAAGGCCGTTGCTGACGTGAGCCTCTGTTACCACACTCACAGTaactgggcgggggggggtttagcCATTGATCTGGCTTTCCTAACGTCTCTTTGCTGTTTCGCAGGCCACCCGCATGGCAGAGGAGCTGCGCCAGGAGCAGGACCACTGCATGCACCTGGAAAAGATCAAGAAGAACAATGAGATCACCATCAAAGAGCTGCAGGTGAAGATGGAGGAGGCCGAGCAGATGGCTCTCAAGGCTGGGAAACGCACCATCCAGAAACTGGAGGCCCGGGTGAGCGGCAGACCTGTTCTACACTCAGCCTGGAAAGGATTACTTTCCAGATTCCCTTACATACACGCAAAAGAGGCAGGCATGGACATACTGAACAAATACACAAGgttatacacatatacatgcaagaTGCACGTGAACACACTCTTTTttgctccctctttctctctcacacacacacacacacacacacaaaagaagcGTAAAGTTAAATGAGGACTACAGtgtcagaaataaaggtacagtggaggTACATATTTGTTATTCAGGGAACGAACttcccaaatgtaccctgaaagtacaataatgttatatttgggtactaataagtaccCTTTACACACaagaaaattataataaaaattaataaaaaaatctttatcacaaaaaaaggtacaaatgaagTATGTATTGCTGGTACAATATTTATGTACAGTTtgggtaccaccccagtgacaactGTTTTTATGGGCActttttcataactttttttaCTGAGAGTGTATGACAGAGCCACTCTATGTGCCTTCTAAATCCCCTGCCCTCCAATTCCTGCTGTGCACAGAACAAAGAGCTGGAGACGGAGTTGGATGGTGAGCAGAAGCGTCACGTGGACACTGTGAAGATCCTGCGCAAGCAGGAGCGCCGTCTGAAGGAACTGGTCTTCCAGACCGAGGAGGACCACAAGACCAACCAGCGCATGCAGGAGCTGGTGGAGAAGCTGCAGAACAAGCTCAAGTCATACAAGAGGCAGATCGAGGAGGCTGTGAGTACCTGTGTAGCGAGAGTATATTAACTGTAGGTTTCAAATTACAACCCACACTGTCCACTATGCACAACAAGAATGGTGATTAGCCCACTTTTCTAAAGTTATTTGGTGTAGAGAGAAAACCATCTTGAAGTGCATTATAAGAGTAGAAAAAACCCACATAGCACTCCAATAAGTAAGAAATGCAAGTAAAGTCATTCAGTGTCCTACAGCTGATCTTGCCAGCACTAGAGCAATCTGAGAAACAATAAACGTTTGGGAAAATATTAATAGTGAGAAAAATACCAAGAAAAAAGCATCATGTAATTAACAACCAAAGGAAATggggagaaaacagaaaacattttatagtgCAAATGTGCTAATATCTGCTCTGTTCCTGTATCGTCTGTCTGTAGGAGGAGCAAGCCAATGCTAGCCTGTCCAAATACAGGAAGACGGTGCATGAACTGGATGACGCAGAAGACAGGGCAGGCAATGCGGAGATGGCCCTGAACAAGCTGCGCACCAGAAACCGTGCATCCGTGGGGAAGGGCTTCTCCTCTGTGGAGATCATCCAGGTGTCCAAGTCTTCCTCCAAGGGCAGCTCTGAGGAATAGAGTCCTCCCTGTACAGCTGGTAAGTGCccaaaaaatatttggaaaatcaGTGCCTACTGATGTGCTGTATGCTGCACTAGACAAGGCTTTCGTGCAATTGTGTAGTTATGACCCAATGTGGATGGTTGGATCTTGTTACTGTAAAGTGAAAATCTCTAAAcgtcaaataaaatatatatatgtcatCAAGtagcttacccccccccccccccccaaaaaaaaaaaactcactcagccacaatattcaaaatatatattgtaattaatATAAGCAAAAAGGTACACTTGTACTTGATATTATACacttataaatgtgtttatgcAATGTATTCAGTGATAAgatttatttcttcagtttcaaattattttaaagatgGGATTTCGGTGACAGAATTCTGCAATTAATGCATTTCAGCTGTACACGCTCATGCATGACTCATAGGTTGGGCTGCTATAACATTCTGAAAAGCTTTGAATGGTATAGAAGCTGAAActattttctgctgtttttccagGGTGACGCACACACTTCCCACTCATTTTCCATTCTGAAAGTGTTCTGCAAAAAAGAAGGGGCTGGAAGGCCAACTTGAAGAAACTCCAAAGTCTTAACTAAATCATTTGTGCATCATGTAGTGCTTTAAAAGCTATAGTGCTTGCAAAGATTGTTGTTTaagtcctgtgtttttttttgttgttgttttgttttgtgtcatgCTCTCTTTACAAGTTATTGGTAATGGTGGAGAGTGATTGGGGAGGCTGCACTCTCATGTCAAGGATGCAGAGTCCATCACAGAGTATCACCCAGCTGTGGTATTGGCCATGTACTGGTCTTGTTACAAAGTCTTAATAAAACATGAAGCAAACTGAAATCATACCATTTGCTATGTGCTCTTTATATGTGGTTTTATTGTGCAGTGATACTTAGGCCTATACAAGTAGGCACGAtatttgaaaaccaaaaaaagaaagataacaTTGTTTAGTATATGAAATTTGTGTTACATGCAATGGCGTCTATAGTTTACGCATCCCTTTGGTACAAGAATCAGAAAGCAATTTGTATTTATGAAAATCAACATAATGCCTAAATGAATTACTGCAATTTATTGAAAATAGGCTACTtttcataaacataaaacattgttttcccaaATAAACCCTAAAAGACAATGTTTTACCATCACTCTCAACTAAAAGCTATTCATGTTTCTTTTTGAGCACACATAGCAATGAGCAGGAAGATTgttttctgcataattaacGGGCAAAGACATCGATTTGCACGACAGCCACAAACCTGAGAACCTTAGAACCCTAtacctatttttatacagtctatgccCTGTACACTACTAGCATGCACAAGCCCAGTGGGGGCTGGGTATTGTTTGTCTTAACAGTATGTATTATCTTAGAAAAATGGTCACAGAATTTGAGCAATGTGATGAGGATGTTGTGGAATTTAAAGATAAGTGTGAAAAATGTTGCAGGAAACCGACTACATACAAATGGGTTCTGCTATCAAGCTACAAAAGCAATGCACCCCCGTTTCTGTTCATGAGATTTAAATCTCAAACTCCTCTTCAATATTATTTCAGGTGACACATCTAACACTGTTCCTGCGCCACTTACGCATTATGTATAAAATAGTACTACTTGTACATTATCTCAAAGCACAATATTTATTCAAGCGTTTCTGCTATCTGGTACCTTACGTTTTATGGAGGAGTCACGTTCAGACGCCTGCGCAGTCAACGCTTCGTCCCATATCCTAACGCGCATGTTCTCCCTAGTTTCCTGGATTCTTCTGACAGTCCCGGTTACCGGAGTGAATTCGTGTCGACTGCCCAGAGTCCGCGAATTCAGGTCCGATCAAATTAGACAAATCGCATtccaaatcaaataaaaaacatcgtATCAAGGATACCTCACAGGTAATGACCAAAA
This window encodes:
- the LOC118216601 gene encoding myosin-16, which codes for MPGAYKGECGDEVDPMPFLAPTEKERLEAMAKPYDIKKSCWVKDDKEGFIAGEIQSEQGEQVTVKTAKNTTVTAKKDDVQQMNPPKFYQASDMANLTFLNEASVMDNLRQRYVNMRIYTYSGLFCVTINPYKWLPIYGSKVAQIYKGRKRNEVPPHLFSISDNAYHDMLMEHENQSMLITGESGAGKTENTKKVIQYFANVGATGGKPLADSKGSLEDQIIQANPVLEAFGNAKTTRNNNSSRFGKFIRIHFGPTAKLAGADIESYLLEKSRVISQQAAERGYHIFYQLLSGKRPELIEALLLHPDPKHYSWICQGVTVVDNMDDGEELMLTDEAFDVLGFTLEEKMSIYKLTGGIMHFGNMKFKQKPREEQADVDTTEVADKVAHLMGINSGDLQKGITRPRVKVGNEFMTKGQNQDQCVYSIGALGKATYDRMFKWMVSRINKTLDTKMQRQYFIGVLDIAGFEIFEYNSFEQLCINFTNEKLQQFFNHHMFVLEQEEYKKEGIEWTFIDFGLDLQACIELLEKPMGIFSILEEQCVFPKATDATFKAALYENHLGKSGNFLKPKGGKKGPEAHFELVHYAGTVGYNISGWLEKNKDPLNETVVGLFQKSAVPLMAVLFKEEEAAAGTKKQKKGSSFQTVSNFYREQLNKLMTTLRSTAPHFVRCIVPNEFKQSGVCDAHLVLHQLACNGVLEGIRICRKGFPNRLQYPEFKQRYYVLNPNVIPKGFVDNKKASELILGTLGLDNTEYRIGHTKVFFRAGVLAKLEDMRDERLAKIMTMLQARARGFIMRIEFKKMLERRMALIAIQRNVRKFLKLRYWGWWKLYTKVKPLLHVARQEEEMKAKEEELRNALEKTQEMIEKIKDLEEKLATLSKEKNDLALALAGEQETTADAEERCTQLMKQKIDMEGEIQDMKERLEEEEGTASSLSAQKRKLEGELIDLKRDLEGLESTLAKTEKEKQVYDQKVRTLSGDLGQRDDLIAKLQKEKRALEELQQKTLDDLQIEEDKTNHLTKNNSKLTTQLHELEDNWEQEKKIRAEVEKARRKAEGDLKMTLDNLNEMERAKLDLEEVVKKRDFEINSLNSKWEDEQSLSSTLQRKLKEHQARIEELEEELEAERAIRAKVEKQRAELARDLEDLGDRLEEAGGATVSQIEQNKKREAELLKLRRELEEAALQTEATTSALRKKHSDSMTELAEHVENLQRVKIKLEKDKQVMKAEIDDLNATIESVQKSKLNSEAHVRKLEDSLSEANARLSEMERNNTELNTIKSRLSAENSDISRELEEAQSKLNQITRVKGTLATQTDELKRQVDEESKGRSAAVVSLANARHDLDLLKEQLEEEQEGKSEMQRLISKLNTEVATWRTKYETDAIQKTEELEETKRKLAARLQEAEEAAEAAQARAASLDKVKNRLQGEVEDLTIDLEKSNAAAAALDKKQRVFDKMIAEWSQKCEELQLELDSSQKECRSYMTEIYKLKTSYEESLEHLEIVKKDNKTLTEEIKDLVEQLGEGGKSYHELQKAKKKLEVEKEELQMALEETEASLEAEEAKVVRVQLELAQVKADIDRRIHEKEEEFEITRKNHQRAIESLQASLEAEAKGRAEALRLKKKMETDLNEMEIQLDHANKNNSELVKTLKRLQQQIKDMQVQMDEDARQFEELREQYSLQERRLSLLQTELDEVRSGLEASERSRKLIEQELVEITERHNELHVQNHSLTVIKRKMEQDLTRIANENEELISEFRAADERAKKAVADATRMAEELRQEQDHCMHLEKIKKNNEITIKELQVKMEEAEQMALKAGKRTIQKLEARNKELETELDGEQKRHVDTVKILRKQERRLKELVFQTEEDHKTNQRMQELVEKLQNKLKSYKRQIEEAEEQANASLSKYRKTVHELDDAEDRAGNAEMALNKLRTRNRASVGKGFSSVEIIQVSKSSSKGSSEE